A region of Streptomyces halobius DNA encodes the following proteins:
- a CDS encoding response regulator transcription factor → MDSKVITVLVVDDQTLLRDTLCDVLAQQPDIKVVGGVANDELAARVAAETRPDIILLDGAEPREIIATAARLRNQSPDSHCIILTAFQHPLLIKHALRLRVSGFLTKSLNRHEVLSVIRMISAHPEQSVLSIPKGSASSLPHLAEASLSARELQIMEYVAQGLSNSQIASRLAITEATVKRHLRNIFEKLGAASRIDAVNKAKSMLMMGLSVAGGPVPRRGAALRMRAGS, encoded by the coding sequence ATGGATAGCAAGGTCATCACCGTCCTCGTCGTCGACGACCAGACGCTGCTCCGGGACACCCTCTGCGACGTGCTGGCCCAGCAGCCGGACATCAAGGTCGTCGGCGGGGTGGCCAATGACGAACTCGCCGCGCGGGTCGCGGCCGAGACCCGTCCCGACATCATCCTGCTCGACGGCGCTGAACCCCGCGAAATCATCGCCACTGCTGCGAGGCTGAGAAATCAGTCGCCGGATTCCCACTGCATTATCCTCACCGCTTTCCAGCACCCGCTGCTTATCAAGCACGCACTGCGACTCCGAGTGAGCGGTTTTCTGACGAAAAGCCTCAATCGGCATGAGGTGCTCTCTGTCATTCGCATGATCAGTGCCCACCCGGAGCAGAGTGTGCTATCCATCCCGAAGGGGAGCGCATCGAGTCTGCCGCACCTCGCGGAGGCGTCACTGTCCGCCCGGGAACTACAGATCATGGAGTATGTGGCACAGGGATTGAGCAACAGTCAGATCGCGTCCCGCCTGGCAATAACCGAAGCAACGGTCAAGCGCCATCTGCGCAATATTTTCGAGAAGTTGGGGGCCGCGTCCCGGATCGACGCGGTCAACAAGGCCAAGTCCATGCTCATGATGGGTTTGTCGGTGGCCGGTGGCCCAGTGCCACGGCGCGGGGCGGCGCTGCGGATGAGAGCGGGCTCCTGA
- a CDS encoding MarR family winged helix-turn-helix transcriptional regulator, whose protein sequence is MDASTPEIDPLVAVTAEVFAVNGRLLREGDRLSAHVGLTSARWQVAGLLLDGPRTVADLARDRGLRRQAVQQTVDRLRDQGLVTTNPNPRDQRSPLVELTLRGRKALDDLGPHEDRWLAELAEGIAPEELRTTVSVLRRLRRKLDAQLADTALGQRNTTPPQRR, encoded by the coding sequence ATGGACGCATCAACGCCGGAGATCGACCCCCTGGTCGCGGTGACGGCCGAGGTCTTTGCGGTCAACGGCCGACTGCTCCGTGAAGGGGATCGGCTCTCCGCCCATGTCGGGCTGACCTCGGCTCGTTGGCAGGTGGCCGGTCTCCTGCTGGACGGCCCGCGCACCGTCGCCGACCTGGCCCGTGACCGCGGCCTCCGCCGTCAGGCCGTCCAGCAGACCGTCGACCGGCTCCGCGACCAGGGGTTGGTCACCACCAACCCCAACCCGCGGGACCAGCGCAGCCCACTCGTCGAGCTCACCCTCCGCGGCAGAAAGGCCCTCGACGACCTCGGTCCCCACGAAGACCGCTGGCTGGCCGAACTGGCCGAAGGCATCGCCCCGGAAGAGCTGCGCACCACGGTCTCCGTCCTGCGCCGGCTCCGCCGGAAACTCGACGCCCAGCTCGCGGACACCGCGCTGGGACAGCGGAACACCACGCCGCCCCAGCGCCGTTGA
- a CDS encoding elongation factor G: MKQWKKLNLGILAHVDAGKTSLTERLLHHTGAISAVGSVDAGTTQTDSMDLERRRGITIRSAVATFTLGDLKVNLIDTPGHSDFIAEVERVLGVLDGVVLVVSAVEGVQPQTRVLMRTLRRLGTPVLFFVNKVDRMGARDRGVVREIRDRLAPAAPVLSTVAGAGTARARVARRELADSRDPGFATELAEVLTAQDDAFLARYIEGLEGGPALGEKEYVAELAAQTARGAVHPVFFGSALTGEGVPELIEGVRELLPTVAPQEAARPLLGSVFKVERGARGEMVAYARLRSGTLGAREHVTLRRADRSGRTTEHPGRITALGVFEHGPTSGGAARETRAAAGDIVRIWGLKGVRIGDRVVSAGADRDEDPADSTPPRMFFAAPSLETVVRPVLPAEKGRLHTALRMLGEQDPSIEVRSDEDSADGAVVRLYGEVQKEILAATLEESFGVRACFDVTRTVCIEKPAGAGEALEELDTRTRNYFWATVGLRVEPGEPGSGVSFGLSVELGSLPLAFHKAIEESVHSTLRYGVYGWQVTDVKVTLVRTGFASPVSAADDFRKVTPLVVMRALQEAGTEVHEPVSAFELELPAARLSPVLAKLAELGAIPAAPSPLGDVYHLPGTLPTQRVHEFQQVVPGLTNGEGVFTAEPHGHRPTTAAAVPERPRPAGPDPRNRDAYILHVLKNL, translated from the coding sequence ATGAAGCAGTGGAAGAAGCTAAACCTAGGCATTCTGGCACATGTTGACGCCGGAAAGACCAGCCTGACCGAGCGGTTACTCCACCACACCGGCGCGATCTCGGCGGTGGGGAGCGTGGACGCGGGGACCACGCAGACCGACTCCATGGACCTGGAGCGGCGGCGCGGCATCACGATCCGGTCCGCAGTAGCCACCTTCACTCTCGGCGACCTCAAGGTGAACCTCATCGACACCCCAGGGCACTCCGACTTCATCGCCGAAGTCGAGCGGGTGCTGGGGGTGTTGGACGGCGTGGTGCTGGTGGTGTCGGCGGTGGAGGGGGTGCAGCCCCAGACCCGCGTGCTGATGCGGACGCTCCGACGGCTGGGCACCCCCGTACTATTCTTCGTGAACAAGGTCGACCGGATGGGCGCGCGGGACCGGGGTGTTGTGCGGGAGATCAGGGATCGGCTGGCCCCAGCTGCGCCCGTGCTCTCCACCGTCGCGGGAGCGGGGACGGCACGGGCGCGGGTGGCGCGACGGGAGCTGGCTGACTCCAGGGACCCGGGGTTCGCCACCGAACTGGCCGAGGTGCTCACCGCCCAGGACGACGCCTTCCTCGCCCGCTACATCGAAGGGTTGGAGGGCGGCCCCGCCCTGGGGGAGAAGGAGTACGTCGCGGAACTGGCCGCGCAGACGGCGCGTGGCGCGGTCCATCCCGTGTTCTTCGGTTCCGCGCTGACCGGGGAGGGAGTTCCCGAACTCATCGAAGGCGTACGAGAGTTGCTGCCGACCGTGGCACCGCAGGAGGCGGCCCGCCCGCTGCTCGGCTCGGTGTTCAAGGTGGAGCGCGGCGCGCGGGGTGAGATGGTCGCCTACGCACGGCTGCGCTCGGGCACGCTGGGCGCCCGTGAGCATGTGACGCTGCGCCGTGCCGACCGCTCCGGGCGGACCACCGAACACCCGGGGCGGATCACCGCCCTTGGAGTCTTCGAGCACGGCCCGACCTCCGGCGGAGCGGCGCGCGAGACACGGGCAGCGGCGGGGGACATCGTCCGGATCTGGGGGCTGAAGGGCGTCCGCATCGGTGACCGCGTCGTGAGCGCCGGCGCCGACCGCGACGAGGACCCGGCAGACTCGACCCCGCCCAGGATGTTCTTCGCTGCGCCCAGCCTGGAGACGGTGGTGCGGCCAGTCCTGCCGGCGGAGAAGGGGCGGCTGCACACGGCGTTGCGGATGCTGGGTGAGCAGGACCCATCGATCGAGGTCCGCTCGGACGAGGACTCCGCGGACGGGGCGGTGGTGCGCCTCTACGGGGAGGTGCAGAAGGAGATCCTGGCGGCGACGCTGGAGGAGTCCTTCGGAGTACGGGCGTGCTTCGACGTGACGCGGACGGTCTGTATCGAGAAGCCCGCGGGCGCCGGGGAGGCGCTGGAGGAACTGGACACGCGGACGCGGAACTACTTCTGGGCCACGGTCGGGCTGCGGGTAGAGCCGGGCGAGCCGGGCAGCGGCGTGAGCTTCGGTCTGTCGGTGGAGTTGGGCTCGCTGCCGCTGGCGTTCCACAAGGCGATCGAGGAGTCCGTCCACAGTACGCTGCGGTATGGGGTGTACGGCTGGCAGGTCACCGATGTGAAGGTGACGCTGGTGCGGACGGGGTTCGCCAGCCCTGTGAGCGCGGCGGACGACTTTCGGAAGGTGACGCCGCTGGTGGTGATGCGGGCCCTTCAGGAGGCGGGGACCGAGGTCCATGAGCCGGTCAGCGCCTTCGAGTTGGAGCTGCCAGCGGCCCGCCTCAGCCCTGTCCTGGCGAAGTTGGCTGAACTGGGGGCCATCCCGGCCGCACCGTCACCGCTCGGCGATGTCTACCACCTGCCGGGCACGCTTCCCACACAGCGTGTGCACGAGTTCCAGCAGGTCGTGCCCGGCCTGACCAACGGCGAGGGGGTGTTCACCGCCGAGCCCCACGGCCACCGTCCGACCACGGCCGCCGCCGTCCCCGAACGCCCCCGCCCGGCCGGCCCGGACCCCCGCAACCGGGACGCATACATCCTCCACGTCCTCAAGAACCTCTAG
- a CDS encoding class I SAM-dependent RNA methyltransferase: MQTEPKKSLVGEEHEVEVGPVAHGGHCIARTDEGRVLFVRHALPGERVIARVTEGDEDARFLRADAVEIQVASKDRIEAPCPFSGPGRCGGCDWQHAAPGAQRRLKGAVVAEQLARLAGLSPEDARWDGTVEPAPGDKVAKGEVPAWRTRVQYAIDAEGRVGLRKHRSHDVEPVSHCMIAAPGVSELGVEKHDWPQIATVEAIAATGSHDRQVILTPKPGGRLPLVELDKPVSVLRVSEKDGSVHRVHGRPFVRERAAGRTWRVGNGGFWQVHPKAADLLVEAVMQGLMPKKGDMALDLYCGVGLFAGALAERVGDKGAVLGIESGKRAVEDARHNLQDLDRVRVEHGKVDQILPRTGITDVDLIVLDPPRAGAGKKTVTQLAALTPRRIAYVACDPAALARDLKYFGEAGYVPRRMRAFDLFPMTHHVECVAILEPAGKGR, translated from the coding sequence ATGCAGACAGAACCGAAGAAGTCGCTGGTCGGCGAGGAGCACGAGGTCGAGGTCGGCCCGGTCGCCCACGGCGGCCACTGCATCGCCCGCACGGACGAGGGCAGGGTCCTCTTCGTACGGCACGCCCTGCCCGGCGAACGCGTCATCGCCCGCGTCACCGAAGGCGACGAGGACGCCCGCTTCCTCCGCGCGGACGCCGTCGAGATCCAGGTGGCGTCCAAGGACCGGATCGAGGCCCCCTGCCCCTTCTCCGGCCCCGGCAGGTGCGGCGGCTGCGACTGGCAGCACGCCGCGCCCGGCGCCCAGCGCCGCCTCAAGGGCGCCGTCGTCGCCGAGCAGCTGGCGCGGCTGGCCGGGCTCTCCCCGGAGGACGCCCGCTGGGACGGCACCGTCGAGCCCGCCCCGGGCGACAAGGTCGCCAAGGGCGAGGTCCCGGCCTGGCGCACCCGCGTCCAGTACGCCATCGACGCCGAGGGCCGCGTCGGCCTGCGCAAACACCGCTCCCACGACGTCGAGCCCGTCTCCCACTGCATGATCGCCGCCCCCGGCGTCTCCGAGCTGGGCGTCGAGAAGCACGACTGGCCACAGATCGCCACCGTCGAGGCCATCGCCGCCACCGGCTCGCACGACCGCCAGGTCATCCTCACCCCCAAGCCCGGCGGCCGCCTCCCGCTCGTCGAACTCGACAAGCCGGTATCCGTCCTCCGGGTCAGCGAGAAGGACGGCAGCGTCCACCGCGTCCACGGCCGCCCCTTCGTCCGCGAACGCGCCGCCGGCCGCACCTGGCGGGTCGGCAACGGCGGCTTCTGGCAGGTCCACCCGAAGGCCGCCGACCTGCTGGTCGAGGCGGTCATGCAGGGCCTGATGCCGAAGAAGGGCGATATGGCCCTCGACCTGTACTGCGGCGTGGGCCTCTTCGCCGGCGCCCTCGCCGAACGCGTCGGCGACAAGGGCGCGGTCCTCGGCATCGAATCCGGCAAGCGCGCCGTCGAGGACGCCCGCCACAACCTCCAGGACCTCGACCGCGTACGCGTCGAACACGGCAAGGTCGACCAGATCCTGCCCCGCACCGGCATCACCGACGTCGACCTGATCGTCCTCGACCCCCCGCGCGCCGGCGCCGGCAAGAAAACCGTCACCCAGCTCGCCGCCCTCACCCCCCGCCGCATCGCCTACGTCGCCTGCGACCCGGCGGCCCTCGCCCGCGACCTGAAGTACTTCGGGGAGGCGGGGTATGTACCGCGGCGGATGCGGGCGTTCGATCTGTTTCCGATGACCCATCACGTGGAATGCGTCGCAATCCTTGAGCCCGCTGGAAAGGGCCGCTGA
- a CDS encoding APC family permease, translating into MSKLTDVPKRILIGRALRSDKLGETLLPKRIALPVFASDPLSSVAYAPGEVLLVLSVAGASAYAFSPWIAVAVVVLMFTVVASYRQNVHAYPSGGGDYEVATTNLGPRAGLTVASALLVDYVLTVAVSISSGIENLGSAIPFVVEHKTLCAIAVIVLLTLMNLRGVKESGKLFAIPTYVFVTGVFLLLIWGAFRGLVLGDTMKAPTADLTLHAEQGGLAGFALVFLLLRAFSSGCAALTGVEAISNGVPAFRKPKSKNAGTTLAFMGGLAVTMFCGIIVLALATNVHMAENPAKDLLDNGTPVGAGFTQEPVISQVAAAVFGGGSLPFVVLAAATALVLFLAANTAYNGFPLLGSILAQDRYLPRQLHTRGDRLAFSNGIVLLAGAAAVLVYLYDADSTKLIQLYIVGVFVSFTLSQVGMVRHWNRHLAAEKDPAKRRRMHRSRAINAFGATFTGLVLTVVLLTKFTHGAWVALLGMVIFFVTMSAIRRHYDRVADELAADDTPDDGVVRPSRVHSLVLVSKVHKPTLRALNYAKLMRSDTLEAVSVDVDPADTRALRDEWERRGIEVPLKVLASPYREITRPIIDHVKSLRRQSPRDAVSVYIPEYVVGHWYEHLLHNQSALRLKGRLLFTPGVMVTSVPWQLDSSEAAKLRARKRAEWNAPGAVRRGPVTQPKKEKPASQSKKDKAAAKP; encoded by the coding sequence GTGTCCAAACTGACCGACGTGCCCAAACGCATCCTGATCGGGCGCGCACTGCGCAGCGACAAGCTGGGGGAAACCCTCCTTCCCAAGCGCATCGCACTCCCCGTCTTCGCCTCCGACCCGCTGTCCTCCGTGGCCTACGCGCCGGGTGAGGTGCTGCTCGTCCTGTCCGTCGCGGGTGCGTCGGCATACGCCTTCAGCCCCTGGATCGCGGTCGCGGTCGTGGTGCTGATGTTCACCGTCGTGGCGTCGTACCGGCAGAACGTGCACGCCTACCCGAGCGGCGGCGGCGACTACGAGGTCGCCACCACCAACCTCGGCCCGCGGGCCGGACTCACCGTCGCCAGCGCTCTGCTCGTCGACTACGTCCTGACGGTCGCGGTCTCCATCTCCTCCGGCATCGAGAACCTGGGCTCCGCGATCCCGTTCGTCGTCGAGCACAAGACGCTCTGCGCCATCGCCGTGATCGTCCTGCTGACCCTGATGAACCTGCGCGGGGTCAAGGAGTCCGGCAAGCTCTTCGCCATACCGACGTACGTCTTCGTGACCGGCGTCTTCCTCCTGCTCATATGGGGCGCGTTCCGCGGCCTGGTGCTGGGCGACACCATGAAGGCCCCCACCGCGGACCTCACCCTCCACGCTGAACAGGGCGGCCTGGCCGGCTTCGCGCTGGTCTTCCTCCTGCTGCGCGCGTTCTCCTCCGGCTGTGCCGCGCTCACCGGCGTCGAGGCGATCTCCAACGGCGTCCCGGCCTTCCGCAAGCCGAAGTCCAAGAACGCCGGTACGACGCTGGCGTTCATGGGCGGCCTGGCCGTCACCATGTTCTGCGGGATCATCGTGCTGGCCCTGGCCACCAACGTCCACATGGCGGAGAACCCGGCCAAGGACCTGCTCGACAACGGCACCCCGGTCGGCGCCGGCTTCACCCAGGAACCGGTCATCTCCCAGGTCGCCGCCGCGGTCTTCGGCGGCGGATCGCTTCCGTTCGTCGTGCTGGCCGCCGCCACCGCACTGGTCCTCTTCCTGGCCGCCAACACCGCCTACAACGGCTTCCCGCTGCTCGGCTCGATCCTGGCCCAGGACCGCTATCTGCCGCGCCAGCTGCACACCCGCGGCGACCGGCTGGCCTTCTCCAACGGCATCGTGCTGCTCGCGGGGGCCGCCGCCGTCCTCGTCTACCTCTACGATGCGGACTCGACCAAGCTGATCCAGCTCTACATCGTCGGCGTCTTCGTCTCCTTCACGCTCAGCCAGGTCGGCATGGTCCGGCACTGGAACCGCCACCTGGCCGCCGAGAAGGACCCGGCCAAGCGCCGCCGGATGCACCGCTCGCGCGCCATCAACGCCTTCGGAGCCACCTTCACCGGCCTGGTCCTCACCGTCGTCCTGCTGACGAAGTTCACCCACGGCGCGTGGGTGGCCCTGCTCGGCATGGTCATCTTCTTCGTCACGATGTCCGCGATCCGCCGCCACTATGACCGGGTCGCCGACGAGCTCGCCGCCGACGACACCCCCGACGACGGCGTCGTACGCCCCTCCCGGGTGCACTCCCTGGTCCTGGTCTCCAAGGTCCACAAACCCACACTGCGGGCCCTGAACTACGCCAAGCTGATGCGCTCCGACACTCTCGAAGCGGTCAGCGTCGACGTCGACCCGGCCGACACGAGGGCGCTGCGCGACGAATGGGAACGCCGCGGCATCGAGGTGCCCCTCAAGGTCCTGGCCTCCCCCTACCGCGAGATCACCCGGCCGATCATCGACCACGTCAAATCGCTGCGCCGGCAGAGTCCGCGCGACGCCGTCTCCGTCTACATCCCGGAATACGTCGTCGGTCACTGGTACGAGCATCTGCTGCACAACCAGTCCGCCCTGCGCCTCAAGGGACGCCTCCTGTTCACCCCCGGAGTCATGGTCACCTCCGTGCCCTGGCAGCTGGACTCCTCCGAGGCCGCCAAGCTGCGGGCCCGCAAGCGCGCGGAGTGGAACGCTCCGGGCGCGGTGCGGCGCGGTCCGGTCACCCAGCCGAAGAAGGAGAAGCCGGCCAGCCAGTCGAAGAAGGACAAGGCGGCCGCCAAGCCGTGA
- a CDS encoding potassium channel family protein, with product MHIVIMGCGRVGAALAQTLESQGHTIAVVDQDPTAFRRLGSSFGGRRVTGVGFDQDTLREAGIEEAGAFAAVSSGDNSNIIAARVARETFGVENVAARIYDPRRAEVYQRLGIPTVATVRWTADQMLRRLLPSGAEPLWRDPSGGVQLAEVHTSTAWVGHKISTLQDETGVRVAFLTRLGEAMLPTSRTVLQEGDLVHVMMHSDEVEKVEAAFAGGPEEAHA from the coding sequence ATGCACATCGTCATCATGGGGTGCGGCCGCGTGGGTGCCGCGCTCGCGCAGACCCTGGAGAGCCAGGGGCACACCATCGCGGTGGTCGACCAGGACCCGACCGCGTTCCGCCGCCTGGGCTCGTCCTTCGGCGGCCGGCGGGTGACCGGCGTCGGCTTCGACCAGGACACCCTGCGGGAGGCCGGCATCGAGGAGGCGGGCGCCTTCGCCGCCGTCTCCAGCGGTGACAACTCCAACATCATCGCGGCCCGGGTGGCCCGCGAGACGTTCGGCGTCGAGAATGTCGCGGCCCGGATCTACGACCCGCGCCGCGCCGAGGTCTATCAGCGGCTGGGCATCCCGACCGTGGCCACCGTCCGCTGGACGGCGGACCAGATGCTGCGCCGGCTTCTGCCCTCGGGCGCCGAGCCGCTGTGGCGGGACCCGAGCGGCGGCGTCCAGCTCGCCGAGGTACACACCTCCACGGCCTGGGTCGGCCACAAGATCAGCACCCTGCAGGACGAGACCGGCGTACGGGTCGCCTTCCTCACCCGGCTGGGCGAGGCGATGCTGCCGACCTCGCGGACCGTGCTGCAGGAAGGCGATCTGGTGCACGTGATGATGCACAGCGACGAGGTCGAGAAGGTCGAAGCGGCATTCGCCGGGGGTCCTGAGGAGGCGCACGCATGA
- a CDS encoding potassium channel family protein, producing the protein MRVAIAGAGAVGRSIAGELLENGHEILLIDKAPTAISVERVPLAEWLLADACEITSLDEAALQRCHVVIAATGDDKVNLVVSLLAKTEYGVPRVVARVNNPKNEWLFNESWGVDVAVSTPRLMSALVEEAVSVGDLVRLLRFSHGDANLVELTLPPEAALAGTRVGTVEWPEDTSLVTIIRGTRVLTPNTEDVLEAGDELLFVAAQSREEQLEDLLSVRREDTAG; encoded by the coding sequence ATGAGGGTCGCAATCGCGGGCGCGGGCGCGGTGGGCCGTTCCATCGCCGGTGAGTTGCTGGAGAACGGGCACGAGATCCTGCTCATCGACAAGGCGCCGACCGCCATCTCGGTCGAGCGGGTGCCGCTGGCGGAGTGGCTGCTGGCCGACGCCTGCGAGATCACCTCGCTGGACGAGGCGGCGCTGCAGCGCTGCCATGTCGTCATCGCGGCGACCGGCGACGACAAGGTCAACCTCGTCGTCTCGCTGCTCGCCAAGACGGAGTACGGGGTACCGCGGGTGGTCGCCCGCGTCAACAACCCGAAGAACGAGTGGCTGTTCAACGAGTCCTGGGGCGTCGATGTCGCGGTCTCCACGCCGCGGCTGATGTCGGCCCTGGTCGAGGAGGCGGTGAGCGTCGGCGATCTGGTACGGCTGCTGCGCTTCAGCCACGGCGACGCCAACCTCGTCGAGCTCACACTGCCTCCGGAGGCGGCCCTGGCCGGCACCCGGGTCGGCACCGTGGAGTGGCCCGAGGACACCTCCCTGGTCACCATCATCCGCGGTACGCGGGTGCTCACGCCCAACACGGAGGATGTGCTGGAGGCGGGCGACGAGCTGCTGTTCGTCGCGGCCCAGTCGCGCGAGGAGCAGCTGGAGGATCTGCTGTCGGTACGCCGCGAGGACACGGCCGGCTGA
- a CDS encoding DUF3159 domain-containing protein, which produces MTSYDRPTTDTSADRSSATAPPPDAAGDAHGRHDGKHLTEAALFEAFGGVRGMVETVLPGLLFVAIYTVNRDLHVSAIAALAVSLVLAAVRLVRRDTMKHAFSGVFGVAFGVVFAMMTGNAKDFYLPGMLYTLGLSVAYFVTTLAGVPLIGLILGPVFKENLSWRTRNPGRKKAYAKASYAWGLILFAKCAILFPLYWWADTTHLGWVLIALKIPPFLLAVYLTWVFLAKAPPPIDVFAEMEAKERAEEAAKGEREKEREALNLVADGLARDVTPDAIAERPEGPRQGG; this is translated from the coding sequence GTGACGTCTTACGACAGACCGACCACTGACACTTCCGCAGACCGCTCGTCCGCCACTGCGCCGCCCCCCGACGCGGCCGGGGACGCCCACGGCAGACACGATGGCAAACACCTCACCGAGGCCGCCCTGTTCGAGGCGTTCGGCGGCGTACGCGGCATGGTGGAGACCGTTCTCCCCGGCCTGCTGTTCGTCGCGATCTACACCGTCAACAGGGACCTGCATGTCTCGGCGATCGCCGCGCTGGCCGTCTCCCTGGTGCTGGCGGCCGTCCGCCTGGTGCGCCGGGACACCATGAAGCACGCCTTCAGCGGTGTTTTCGGCGTGGCCTTCGGCGTGGTCTTCGCGATGATGACCGGCAACGCCAAGGACTTCTATCTGCCGGGCATGCTCTACACCCTCGGGCTGTCGGTGGCGTACTTCGTCACCACGCTGGCGGGTGTGCCGCTGATCGGCCTGATCCTGGGCCCGGTGTTCAAGGAGAACCTCTCCTGGCGCACCCGTAACCCGGGCCGGAAGAAGGCATACGCCAAGGCCAGCTATGCCTGGGGACTGATCCTGTTCGCCAAGTGCGCGATCCTCTTCCCGCTGTACTGGTGGGCGGACACCACCCACCTCGGCTGGGTGCTCATCGCGCTGAAGATCCCGCCGTTCCTGCTCGCGGTCTATCTGACCTGGGTCTTCCTGGCGAAGGCACCGCCGCCCATCGATGTCTTCGCGGAGATGGAGGCGAAGGAGAGGGCGGAAGAAGCGGCCAAGGGGGAGCGGGAGAAGGAGCGCGAGGCTCTGAACCTGGTCGCGGACGGACTGGCGCGGGATGTCACGCCCGACGCGATCGCCGAGCGACCCGAGGGACCACGGCAGGGCGGCTGA
- a CDS encoding OB-fold nucleic acid binding domain-containing protein — translation MSAGTPTGKPAGRFRRLLDRLSSSQEELQSAELQRDTQTTGCTRICDCDDRQIVKVTGTLRHVTLRPRAGVPALEAELFDGSAALDVVWLGRRSIVGIEPGRKLIASGRVSMSHGRRVLFNPKYELRPLGQE, via the coding sequence ATGAGTGCTGGGACCCCCACCGGGAAGCCGGCCGGTCGCTTCCGCCGGCTGCTCGACAGGCTGTCCTCCTCCCAGGAGGAACTGCAGTCCGCCGAGCTGCAGCGGGACACGCAGACCACGGGGTGCACCCGTATCTGCGACTGCGACGACCGCCAGATAGTCAAGGTCACCGGCACGCTGCGGCATGTGACGCTGCGGCCGCGCGCCGGTGTGCCCGCGCTGGAGGCGGAGCTGTTCGACGGCTCCGCGGCGCTCGACGTGGTGTGGCTGGGACGTCGTTCCATCGTCGGCATCGAGCCGGGCCGTAAGCTCATCGCCTCGGGCCGGGTCTCCATGAGCCACGGACGCCGGGTGCTCTTCAACCCGAAGTACGAACTCCGACCGCTCGGACAGGAGTAG
- a CDS encoding response regulator, giving the protein MNRVLVVDDEPQIVRALVINLKARKYEVDAAPDGASALRLAAARHPDVIVLDLGLPDMDGVEVIKGLRGWTRVPILVLSARQTSDEKVEALDAGADDYVTKPFGMDELLARLRAAVRRAEPTGPADDEVVVETEEFTVDLAAKKVNRGGRDIRLTPTEWHLLEVLVRNGGRLVSQKQLLQEVWGPSYGTETNYLRVYMAQLRRKLENDPSHPRHFITEPGMGYRFEQ; this is encoded by the coding sequence GTGAACCGGGTGCTTGTGGTCGATGACGAGCCGCAGATCGTACGCGCCCTCGTGATCAACCTGAAGGCGCGCAAGTACGAGGTGGACGCCGCCCCCGACGGGGCCAGCGCCCTCAGGCTCGCCGCCGCCCGCCACCCCGATGTCATCGTCCTTGACCTCGGCCTGCCCGACATGGACGGGGTGGAGGTGATCAAGGGCCTGCGCGGCTGGACACGGGTGCCGATCCTGGTGCTGTCCGCCCGCCAGACCTCCGACGAGAAGGTCGAAGCGCTGGACGCGGGCGCGGACGACTATGTCACCAAGCCGTTCGGGATGGACGAGCTGCTGGCCCGGCTGCGGGCGGCGGTGCGGCGGGCGGAGCCGACCGGGCCGGCCGATGACGAGGTCGTGGTGGAGACCGAGGAATTCACCGTCGACCTCGCCGCGAAGAAGGTCAACCGCGGCGGCCGCGACATCCGGCTGACCCCCACCGAGTGGCATCTGCTGGAGGTCCTCGTCCGGAACGGGGGCCGGCTGGTCAGCCAGAAGCAGCTGCTCCAGGAGGTCTGGGGCCCGTCGTACGGCACCGAGACCAACTACCTCCGGGTCTACATGGCCCAGCTCCGCCGCAAGCTGGAGAACGATCCCTCGCATCCGCGGCACTTCATCACCGAACCCGGGATGGGGTACCGGTTCGAGCAGTGA